The following are encoded together in the Salvia hispanica cultivar TCC Black 2014 chromosome 6, UniMelb_Shisp_WGS_1.0, whole genome shotgun sequence genome:
- the LOC125192417 gene encoding protein phosphatase 2C 7-like isoform X2 → MEDAAVALPRFLKIPPQMLNDAPLFSSIYKDLTAHVYGVYDGHGGCQVANYCREHMHLALADEIGAAKENLKVEHGEHNLKEKWLKIFQKCFHRLDNEVGGFPRTDGAGDIASDLHEPITPESVGSTAAVAIVCSTHIIVANCGDSRAVLNRGKVPMPLSVDHKPNREDECARIEAAGGKVINWDGYRVSGVLAVSRSIGDRYLRPYVVADPEVMFVPRTKEDECLIIASDGLWDVMTNEEACDLARKRILIWHKRNGTMLTSERGAGSDPAAQEAAEYLSKLAFKRGSADNISVIVVDLKAQRKFKRKM, encoded by the exons ATGGAAGACGCAGCTGTAGCCCTTCCGCGATTCCTAAAGATTCCGCCTCAGATGTTGAATGACGCCCCACTTTTTAGCTCCATATACAAGGACTTAACTGCCCATGTATATGGAGTTTATGATGGGCATGGAGGTTGCCAG GTAGCTAACTACTGCAGAGAGCATATGCATCTAGCTTTAGCCGACGAGATTGGTGCAGCTAAGGAAAATTTGAAGGTCGAACATGGTGAGCACAACTTGAAGGAGAAATGGCTTAAGATCTTTCAGAAGTGCTTTCATAGATTAGACAATGAAGTAGGAGGGTTCCCCAGAACTGATGGTGCTGGTGACATTGCTTCCGACCTGCATGAGCCTATAACCCCAGAATCGGTTGGGTCCACTGCTGCAGTTGCGATTGTTTGTTCCACTCATATCATTGTTGCAAACTGTGGGGATTCGAGGGCAGTCTTGAACCGGGGAAAGGTTCCCATGCCATTATCTGTGGATCATAAG CCAAATAGAGAAGACGAATGTGCAAGGATAGAAGCTGCAGGAGGCAAGGTCATCAATTGGGATGGATATCGTGTTTCAGGTGTGCTTGCAGTGTCAAGATCCATTG GTGATCGATACTTGAGGCCGTATGTGGTTGCAGATCCAGAAGTAATGTTTGTTCCTCGCACAAAAGAAGACGAATGCCTTATTATAGCTAGTGATGGCCTATGGGATGTGATGACGAATGAGGAGGCTTGTGATCTAGCGCGAAAGAGGATTCTGATCTGGCACAAGAGGAATGGCACAATGCTTACCAGCGAGCGAGGGGCAGGGAGTGACCCAGCGGCACAAGAGGCAGCAGAGTACCTCTCGAAGCTTGCCTTCAAAAGGGGAAGCGCAGACAACATCTCTGTGATAGTGGTGGATTTGAAAGCTCAAAGGAAGTTCAAAAGGAAGATGTGA
- the LOC125192417 gene encoding protein phosphatase 2C 50-like isoform X1 produces the protein MDEISLPLNLSNLIGEEKSLYATCVDIAGIDLIANVSKNLFLEPSMTKLPSMSLISENRHSRCNVPHNGVLIRVDSNFDTSKGGDPAVHPFLDSQCVTDIPNDICIEDCLNKKRNMSQSIKRSESWVATIATEIVDDLVSLEENGEAVKIREPKRTFSASLVEITEEMKINKPIVAFSLPPLWGLTSVCGRRAEMEDAAVALPRFLKIPPQMLNDAPLFSSIYKDLTAHVYGVYDGHGGCQVANYCREHMHLALADEIGAAKENLKVEHGEHNLKEKWLKIFQKCFHRLDNEVGGFPRTDGAGDIASDLHEPITPESVGSTAAVAIVCSTHIIVANCGDSRAVLNRGKVPMPLSVDHKPNREDECARIEAAGGKVINWDGYRVSGVLAVSRSIGDRYLRPYVVADPEVMFVPRTKEDECLIIASDGLWDVMTNEEACDLARKRILIWHKRNGTMLTSERGAGSDPAAQEAAEYLSKLAFKRGSADNISVIVVDLKAQRKFKRKM, from the exons ATGGACGAGATTTCCCTTCCACTTAATCTGAGTAACTTGATAGGCGAAGAAAAATCGCTCTATGCAACGTGTGTTGACATTGCTGGGATTGACCTTATAGCAAACGTTTCGAAAAATCTGTTTCTTGAACCATCCATGACCAAGCTGCCTTCCATGTCTCTCATCTCCGAGAATAGGCATTCTCGTTGTAATGTTCCTCACAACGGGGTTCTGATTAGGGTAGATTCAAACTTCGATACGTCCAAGGGTGGTGATCCAGCGGTTCATCCGTTTCTCGATTCTCAATGTGTGACTGATATCCCTAATGACATTTGCATTGAAGATTGTCTAAATAAGAAGAGAAATATGTCTCAGAGTATCAAGAGATCGGAGTCGTGGGTAGCAACTATAGCAACTGAGATAGTTGATGATCTCGTTTCTTTAGAAGAGAACGGTGAGGCTGTCAAGATAAGAGAACCTAAAAGGACCTTTTCAGCTTCTCTCGTTGAGATTACTGAggaaatgaagataaataaGCCTATTGTTGCTTTTAGTTTACCACCTCTTTGGGGACTAACATCTGTTTGTGGTAGAAGAGCAGAAATGGAAGACGCAGCTGTAGCCCTTCCGCGATTCCTAAAGATTCCGCCTCAGATGTTGAATGACGCCCCACTTTTTAGCTCCATATACAAGGACTTAACTGCCCATGTATATGGAGTTTATGATGGGCATGGAGGTTGCCAG GTAGCTAACTACTGCAGAGAGCATATGCATCTAGCTTTAGCCGACGAGATTGGTGCAGCTAAGGAAAATTTGAAGGTCGAACATGGTGAGCACAACTTGAAGGAGAAATGGCTTAAGATCTTTCAGAAGTGCTTTCATAGATTAGACAATGAAGTAGGAGGGTTCCCCAGAACTGATGGTGCTGGTGACATTGCTTCCGACCTGCATGAGCCTATAACCCCAGAATCGGTTGGGTCCACTGCTGCAGTTGCGATTGTTTGTTCCACTCATATCATTGTTGCAAACTGTGGGGATTCGAGGGCAGTCTTGAACCGGGGAAAGGTTCCCATGCCATTATCTGTGGATCATAAG CCAAATAGAGAAGACGAATGTGCAAGGATAGAAGCTGCAGGAGGCAAGGTCATCAATTGGGATGGATATCGTGTTTCAGGTGTGCTTGCAGTGTCAAGATCCATTG GTGATCGATACTTGAGGCCGTATGTGGTTGCAGATCCAGAAGTAATGTTTGTTCCTCGCACAAAAGAAGACGAATGCCTTATTATAGCTAGTGATGGCCTATGGGATGTGATGACGAATGAGGAGGCTTGTGATCTAGCGCGAAAGAGGATTCTGATCTGGCACAAGAGGAATGGCACAATGCTTACCAGCGAGCGAGGGGCAGGGAGTGACCCAGCGGCACAAGAGGCAGCAGAGTACCTCTCGAAGCTTGCCTTCAAAAGGGGAAGCGCAGACAACATCTCTGTGATAGTGGTGGATTTGAAAGCTCAAAGGAAGTTCAAAAGGAAGATGTGA